In the Magnolia sinica isolate HGM2019 chromosome 15, MsV1, whole genome shotgun sequence genome, one interval contains:
- the LOC131226648 gene encoding two-component response regulator ORR21-like isoform X1 gives MDTLQKLPASSHRTTAASSFGSCKTEGAVPDQFPVGLRVLVVDDDMACLKILEQMLRKCLYQVTTCCRATIALSLLRGEKGGFDIVISDVHMPDMDGFRLLEHVGLEMDLPVIMMSADGRTSAVMRGIKHGACDYLIKPVRIEELKNIWQHVIRKKWNGSKELEHSGSVEDTDRNRRVGDDAEYASSVNEGTDGNWKVQKKRRDVKEDEDDGELDSDDPSTSKKPRVVWSVELHQQFVSAVNQLGIDKAVPKRILELMNVPGLTRENVASHLQKFRLYLKRLSGVAQHQDAIAGSFGGPVEPSAKLGSLGRHDLQALAASGQIPSQTLAALHAELFGRPTGSLILAGMDQHALLQASLQGPKCSPVERGVAFGQPILKCQSSDTKQFSQPRISIEDIHSAFATWPTTHLGTAGSISSMGGLNPQNSNRLVQMLQQQQSSALPESSHIINVQPSCLIAPSQSSNGFQPRNNPVLINQSSGFNSSSIVDYSLLPSQSNNALLGSGQVPDRDFKNVDMLSGYSIPDVQVSPSVSSGLIRAESSTGWRAQNAGMNINSSSRLPGPVPNIREIPGSYTTRTAVLQEQGQGRNLGFVGKGTCIPSRFAVDDIESATSDLSHDKMCADSNGDRVKQEHSMDVMGNAKVGILAMQHFSSGDLMSVLSK, from the exons TGACAACTTGCTGCCGAGCTACGATTGCTTTATCTCTGCTTCGGGGGGAGAAGGGTGGTTTTGACATTGTAATAAGTGATGTTCATATGCCTGACATGGATGGATTTAGACTCCTTGAACATGTTGGGCTGGAAATGGATTTGCCTGTTATCA TGATGTCCGCAGATGGGAGAACCAGTGCAGTGATGAGAGGAATCAAACATGGTGCTTGTGATTATTTAATTAAGCCTGTCCGCATAGAAGAACTGAAGAATATATGGCAGCATGTTATTAGAAAAAAGTGGAATGGAAGTAAAGAACTAGAACATTCGGGTAGTGTCGAAGACACTGATCGAAATAGACGGGTAGGTGATGATGCTGAGTATGCTTCCTCCGTCAATGAAGGAACGGATGGTAACTGGAAAGTTCAGAAAAAGAGAAGGGATGttaaagaagatgaagatgatggtgAGCTGGATAGTGACGATCCTTCTACCTCAAAGAAACCACGTGTAGTTTGGTCGGTAGAACTCCATCAGCAATTTGTCAGTGCTGTAAATCAACTTGGAATTGACA AGGCTGTCCCGAAGAGAATTCTTGAACTGATGAATGTTCCAGGTCTAACCAGGGAAAACGTTGCAAGTCATTTGCAG AAATTCAGACTTTATTTGAAGAGATTAAGTGGAGTAGCCCAACACCAGGATGCAATCGCTGGTTCCTTTGGTGGGCCTGTAGAACCCAGTGCAAAATTGGGTTCTCTAGGTAGGCATGATCTCCAAGCATTGGCTGCCTCGGGCCAAATTCCATCACAAACACTGGCTGCCCTGCATGCAGAACTCTTCGGCCGGCCTACGGGAAGTTTAATCTTGGCTGGAATGGACCAGCATGCCCTTCTACAAGCATCACTACAAGGACCCAAGTGCAGTCCTGTTGAACGTGGTGTGGCGTTTGGTCAGCCTATATTAAAATGCCAATCCAGCGATACCAAACAATTTTCTCAACCAAGGATATCTATTGAGGATATTCATTCAGCATTTGCAACGTGGCCAACTACTCACCTTGGCACAGCAGGTTCCATTAGCAGCATGGGAGGGCTGAATCCTCAGAATAGTAACCGGCTTGTGCAGATGCTACAGCAGCAGCAGTCATCTGCGCTTCCAGAGTCTAGCCACATCATCAATGTACAACCATCTTGCCTCATAGCCCCGTCTCAATCTTCAAATGGTTTCCAGCCCAGAAACAATCCCGTTCTGATCAACCAAAGCTCTGGCTTTAACAGTAGTTCCATTGTCGACTACAGCCTACTTCCTTCTCAATCAAATAATGCATTGTTGGGTTCTGGACAGGTCCCAGATAGGGATTTCAAGAATGTGGACATGCTAAGTGGGTACTCAATCCCAGACGTACAGGTCTCACCATCAGTATCATCTGGCCTGATCCGTGCTGAGAGCAGCACAGGTTGGCGGGCGCAGAATGCGGGCATGAATATCAATTCTTCCAGCAGATTGCCAGGGCCTGTGCCCAACATCCGTGAGATTCCTGGTTCTTATACCACAAGGACAGCTGTACTGCAGGAGCAAGGGCAGGGAAGGAATCTTGGCTTTGTTGGCAAAGGGACTTGCATCCCCAGCAGGTTTGCTGTGGATGACATTGAATCAGCCACGAGTGACCTGAGCCATGACAAGATGTGTGCAGACAGCAATGGAGATAGAGTGAAGCAGGAGCACAGTATGGATGTTATGGGGAATGCAAAAGTTGGCATCCTGGCAATGCAGCATTTTTCTTCGGGGGATCTGATGAGCGTTCTCTCCAAATAG
- the LOC131226648 gene encoding two-component response regulator ORR21-like isoform X3, with protein MPDMDGFRLLEHVGLEMDLPVIMMSADGRTSAVMRGIKHGACDYLIKPVRIEELKNIWQHVIRKKWNGSKELEHSGSVEDTDRNRRVGDDAEYASSVNEGTDGNWKVQKKRRDVKEDEDDGELDSDDPSTSKKPRVVWSVELHQQFVSAVNQLGIDKAVPKRILELMNVPGLTRENVASHLQKFRLYLKRLSGVAQHQDAIAGSFGGPVEPSAKLGSLGRHDLQALAASGQIPSQTLAALHAELFGRPTGSLILAGMDQHALLQASLQGPKCSPVERGVAFGQPILKCQSSDTKQFSQPRISIEDIHSAFATWPTTHLGTAGSISSMGGLNPQNSNRLVQMLQQQQSSALPESSHIINVQPSCLIAPSQSSNGFQPRNNPVLINQSSGFNSSSIVDYSLLPSQSNNALLGSGQVPDRDFKNVDMLSGYSIPDVQVSPSVSSGLIRAESSTGWRAQNAGMNINSSSRLPGPVPNIREIPGSYTTRTAVLQEQGQGRNLGFVGKGTCIPSRFAVDDIESATSDLSHDKMCADSNGDRVKQEHSMDVMGNAKVGILAMQHFSSGDLMSVLSK; from the exons ATGCCTGACATGGATGGATTTAGACTCCTTGAACATGTTGGGCTGGAAATGGATTTGCCTGTTATCA TGATGTCCGCAGATGGGAGAACCAGTGCAGTGATGAGAGGAATCAAACATGGTGCTTGTGATTATTTAATTAAGCCTGTCCGCATAGAAGAACTGAAGAATATATGGCAGCATGTTATTAGAAAAAAGTGGAATGGAAGTAAAGAACTAGAACATTCGGGTAGTGTCGAAGACACTGATCGAAATAGACGGGTAGGTGATGATGCTGAGTATGCTTCCTCCGTCAATGAAGGAACGGATGGTAACTGGAAAGTTCAGAAAAAGAGAAGGGATGttaaagaagatgaagatgatggtgAGCTGGATAGTGACGATCCTTCTACCTCAAAGAAACCACGTGTAGTTTGGTCGGTAGAACTCCATCAGCAATTTGTCAGTGCTGTAAATCAACTTGGAATTGACA AGGCTGTCCCGAAGAGAATTCTTGAACTGATGAATGTTCCAGGTCTAACCAGGGAAAACGTTGCAAGTCATTTGCAG AAATTCAGACTTTATTTGAAGAGATTAAGTGGAGTAGCCCAACACCAGGATGCAATCGCTGGTTCCTTTGGTGGGCCTGTAGAACCCAGTGCAAAATTGGGTTCTCTAGGTAGGCATGATCTCCAAGCATTGGCTGCCTCGGGCCAAATTCCATCACAAACACTGGCTGCCCTGCATGCAGAACTCTTCGGCCGGCCTACGGGAAGTTTAATCTTGGCTGGAATGGACCAGCATGCCCTTCTACAAGCATCACTACAAGGACCCAAGTGCAGTCCTGTTGAACGTGGTGTGGCGTTTGGTCAGCCTATATTAAAATGCCAATCCAGCGATACCAAACAATTTTCTCAACCAAGGATATCTATTGAGGATATTCATTCAGCATTTGCAACGTGGCCAACTACTCACCTTGGCACAGCAGGTTCCATTAGCAGCATGGGAGGGCTGAATCCTCAGAATAGTAACCGGCTTGTGCAGATGCTACAGCAGCAGCAGTCATCTGCGCTTCCAGAGTCTAGCCACATCATCAATGTACAACCATCTTGCCTCATAGCCCCGTCTCAATCTTCAAATGGTTTCCAGCCCAGAAACAATCCCGTTCTGATCAACCAAAGCTCTGGCTTTAACAGTAGTTCCATTGTCGACTACAGCCTACTTCCTTCTCAATCAAATAATGCATTGTTGGGTTCTGGACAGGTCCCAGATAGGGATTTCAAGAATGTGGACATGCTAAGTGGGTACTCAATCCCAGACGTACAGGTCTCACCATCAGTATCATCTGGCCTGATCCGTGCTGAGAGCAGCACAGGTTGGCGGGCGCAGAATGCGGGCATGAATATCAATTCTTCCAGCAGATTGCCAGGGCCTGTGCCCAACATCCGTGAGATTCCTGGTTCTTATACCACAAGGACAGCTGTACTGCAGGAGCAAGGGCAGGGAAGGAATCTTGGCTTTGTTGGCAAAGGGACTTGCATCCCCAGCAGGTTTGCTGTGGATGACATTGAATCAGCCACGAGTGACCTGAGCCATGACAAGATGTGTGCAGACAGCAATGGAGATAGAGTGAAGCAGGAGCACAGTATGGATGTTATGGGGAATGCAAAAGTTGGCATCCTGGCAATGCAGCATTTTTCTTCGGGGGATCTGATGAGCGTTCTCTCCAAATAG